The sequence below is a genomic window from Deltaproteobacteria bacterium GWC2_55_46.
CAACTCAAAATATATCGATGAGCTTGGCAGAGGAGGACACGTCTTAAAAGAGACCGCCGGGATATACGCGAGGGGGAGGATCGTCCTGGCCGTTAAAAAAGGCTCAGGGATAAAGGCAGCGCACCTTGAGGACCTCAAGGGCCGCACCGGTCGCATAGCCATAGCCAACCCCGACCACGCGCCCTACGGCATAGCCGCGATGGAGGCGATGAAGTCCGCAGGCATATGGGACGATGTTAAACCAAGGCTCGTATACGGCGAAAACATAAGACAGGCGCTCCAGTTCGTACAATCCGGCAACGCGCCGGTTGGAATAATCGCCCTTTCGGTCGTGAACGTGCCGGAGATAGAATACAGCGTCATCCCTCAAGAGCTTCACAGGCCCATAGACCAGGCGGCCGCTGTCGTGGCGAGATCAAAAGAAGGGCGGGCTGCCCGTGATTTCATAAAATTTGTGAACGGGCCAAAGGGCAGGCCGATAATGGAGAAGTACGGCTTCATGCTGCCCAAATAACCGATGGACATCTTCCCTCTTTACATAACCGTAAAGGTCTCGCTCATCGCGACGGCCTTTACCATCACCGTCGGGCTCGCGCTTGCCTGGGTAATGGCGAAACGGTCGTTCCTGGGCAAGGGGCTCCTTGACGCGGTCATCATGCAGCCGCTTGTCATCCCGCCTACCGTCCTGGGCTATTATCTCCTTACAGTATTCGGCAGGTCAGGCTGGCTCGGCGGCTTCCTTGAAAATACGCTGGGCATAGAGGTGGTCTTTACCTGGAAGGGCGCTGTCGTGGCGGCCTTCATCTCCTCTCTGCCGCTGTTCGTGAAGCCCGCGAGGGCCGCGCTTGAAGGCGTTGGCGAGGAGCTTGAGAACGCGGCGAGGCTCCTGGGGAAGACCGAGCTTCAGGTCATAAGGACCGTAACGCTTCCGCTTGCCTGGAGGGGGATACTCGCCGGGGCTGTCATGGCTTTTGCGCGCGCTACCGGCGAGTTCGGGGCCACCCTGATGATAGCCGGCAACATCCCCGGCCTTACCCAGACCCTGCCGATAGCCATATATGACGCGGTCCAGTCAGGGGACGACTACACCGCCAACGTGCTTGTCGGCATAATAACCCTTTTTTCCTTCTCTGTATTGTACTTCGCTGGCAGGTTCAGCAGGCTGAGGCTTTAAAAGCGCATGTTGGAACTTTCACTTAAAAAGAGGCTTCCCGGCTTCCATGTAGATATCGAGCTTGCCCTCGACGAGGAGCTACTTGTGCTCTTCGGCCCTTCAGGGGCGGGCAAGACGATGATACTCAAGATGATATCGGGCATAGTCGCCCCTGACGAGGGCAGGGTCGCATCCGGACCTGTAACTCTATTCGATTCAAGGCGCGGCGTGAACGTTCCAATAAGGAACAGGAAGGTGGGCTACCTGTTTCAGGACTATGCCCTTTTCCCGCACATGACCGTCCGTGAAAATATCGCTTACGCCATAGATGGGGATGGCTCGCAAAAGGTCAAGGAGCTACTCTCGGTCATGAGGCTTACAGGGCTTGAGGAGAGGTTCCCGCATGAGCTCTCTGGCGGCCAGAAGCAGAGGACCGCGCTTGCCAGGACCCTTGCGGCGGAGCCGAGGGTCCTTCTCCTCGATGAGCCCTTCTCAGCGCTTGACTACCAGGTGAGGGAGAAGCTCAGGGCCGACCTGCTGAACATCCACAGGATCTATCCGATGACGACCGTCCTCGTAACGCATGACCTTGAGGAGGCATTCATGCTTGGCAAGAGGGTGGCCGTCATAAATAACGGCTCGATAGAGCAGGTCGGCACGCAGGAGGACGTCTTTTACAGGCCGGCCACAAGGAACGTGGCGAGGTTTATGGGGGTAAGGAATATCTTCTCCGGCGTGGTCGCTTGCATAGAGGGCGGCAACATAGTGATAGATACCCCGGATATAGGAATGATAAAGGCGCCCGCTCGAGCCGGAGCGGATCCCGCGCCGGGCGTTGAGGTCACTTTCTGCATAAGGCCCGAGGAGATACTGGTCATACGCCCCGACAGGGTGCTCGGGCGCGTGCAGGACAATATACTCGAGTGCGAGATAATCGGCACAATCGGCAAGGGCTCGACCCATATACTCTATCTTGAGGCCGGGGAAGGCAGGACCCCATTAAAGGCGGAACTCCCCAACTTCGTCCTCAGAAAACTTGAACTTGCGGTAGGCCGCAGTATCAGGGTATCATTAAAGAAGGAGAATATCTGGGTAATACCCTGATATTTGTGTCAATAAACAAGGCCTTATGGATACTCACTCACATACGGGCCACGAACACGGCCATGACCTGGACGCCAGGGTAAAAAGGCGCCTCCTGGTCTCTATCACGCTTACCGGCCTCATTTTCTTCGCTGAGCTCATAGGCGGCTGGTGGACGAACTCCCTGGCCCTGCTCTCAGACGCCGCTCACGTCTTCATGGACGTATTCGCCCTCTCCTTAAGCCTTTTCGCCATCTACATAGCCGACATGCCGCCTACCGAGAAGAGGACCTACGGCCTCCACAGGGTAGAGGTCTTTGTCTCGTTCATAAACAGCTTCGTCCTCATCCTCATTACGGCGTTCATCCTCTACAAGGGCATTACAAGGTTCGTCTCGCCTGAGCCGGTAGAGAGCGTCGGGGTCCTCATCGTCGCTACCATCGGCCTTGCCGTGAACCTGGTGGTCGCCATGTGGCTCCATCGCTACGCGGTAAGCGACCTGAACGTCAAGAGCGCCTTCATACACGTGGTAGGCGACGCGGCGGCCTCCGTGGGCGTCATAGTGGCGGCGGCCGTAATCTACTACACCGGCTGGTATCAGGCAGACCCGCTCATAAGCATGCTCATCTGCGTCATAATCGTGCACGGGGCGGTGAAGATAATAAGGGAGTCCTCGCACATACTCCTCGAGGGCGTGCCCAGGGAGATAGACCTGAAGACCGTGAGGGATGACATAATGGCCTCCGAGGGCGTATCCAGCATACACAGCCTCCATATCTGGTCTATCTGCCATAACGTGTACGCCTTGAGCGCTCACGTCGACATCTTACCGACGCAGAGGTGGAGGATGGGGGAGATATTCGGCGAGATAAACGAGAGGCTCGCCCATGATCACCACATATTCTATACCACCCTGCAGGCCGAGTGCTCCGGTTGCAACCCCAATGACATATACGGCAAGATAGCCCATAAGGAGAAGGGTCATGGCCACCTGCATTAGCCGCCTATGTTATAATCTAACAGGCCGCTGAAAAAGGCCAATCTGCGGTGTGTCTTCAAAATTCGTCACTGAGGCGTACCATCCAGGTACGCCTCGTTCCTCCTGTTTCGGCTCCTTGCATCTTGACCGCATTTGAAGCCTGAACGTGATCTTGAGTTTTTCAGCAACCTGCTAAACGTATATAGCCTGTTTTAAAATCCGGTATTCAGGGGGGTACAATGCCGAAAGTAAATCCGTTGCCAGCAGACCAGTTGAGATGGAGATGCAGCCCGGAGAGGTTCTCCTTCGGCACCACCAGCGAGATCCCGTCCCTTCAGGAGATAATAGGGCAGGACAGGGCGCTGCGCTCCATAGATTTCGGCCTCGGGATAACCAACCACAACTATAATATCTTCGTCCTGGGAGAGCCCGGGGTCGGCAAATCGACCACGGTAAAGGACATAATCGAGGCCAAGGCCAAGGACGAGCCTGTACCCGACGACTGGTGTTATGTCTTCAACTTCACCGACGCCGACACCCCCATGTCGATAAACCTGCCGCCGGGCCGTGGCACCGAGTTCTCGGTAGAGATGGACGAGCTGGTGGAAACGCTCCGCAGGGACATCCCCAAGGTCTTCGAGTCAAAGGACTACGAAAAGCACAGGGATGAGATACTCGAAGGGCAGCAGGAGCGCACGAGGGCGCTCTTTTTCCGTCTCGAGCAGAAGGCCCTGGAGCGGGGGCTCATCCTCAAGAAAACGGTAAGCGGCCTGGCGGTCGTGCCGGCCAAGAACGGCAAGCCCATGGGCCAGGATGAGTTCGAAGGGCTGCCTGCCGCGAAAAGGAGCGAGATAGAGCAGGACCTCGCCGTGATGCAGGACAAGCTCTCTGACGCCATCCGCGAGGCAAGGAATATCGAGAAAGAGACCAAGGACAGGATAAACGCCCTGGACAGGGAAGTGGTGCAGTATGTCGTGAATCCGGCAATAAACGAGCTTTTGGAGAAGTTCAAGGAGTTCACGGGGGTAGTCGAGTACCTCTATAAGGTAAAGGAAGATATACTCGGCAACATAGACGACTTCAGGCCCAAGGAAGAGGTCCCTCTCGCCATAGGCGGCATAAGGCTCCAGAAGCCGGAGCCGAGCTTCGAGCGCTACAAGGTCAACATCTTCGTCAACAACAAGGACGCCGAGGGCGCGCCGGTCGTATTCGAGACGAACCCCACCTATACGAACCTCTTCGGGAGGATCGAGTACAGGGTGCAGCTCGGGGTGGCCACGACCGATTTCACCATGATAAAGGCCGGGAGCGTGCAGAAGGCCAACGGCGGCTACCTTATTGTGAACGCCATGGACGTATTGAGGAACATCTTCGTCTACGAGTCCCTTAAAAGGATGATAAAGAACAGGGAGGCGCGCATCGAGGACCCGTGGGAGCAGTACAGGCTCGTATCCTCCACAACTCTGAAGCCAGCGCCCATCCCGGTCAATATAAAGCTCGTCATCATCGGCGAGCCCTTCATCTATTATCTCCTCTATAACCTCGACAGCGAGTACAGGAAGCTCTTCAAGGTAAAGGCCGACTTCGATACCGTCATGCCCAGGACAGACGCGAATATCGAGAAGTACGCTCACTTCATAGCGACCAGGTGCAGGGAGGAAGGCTTGCTGCAGTTCGACCGTACCGGGGTCAGTAGTGTAATAGAGCTCGGGGCGAGGCTCTCGGGGGACAAGGAGAAGCTCTCGGCCAAGTTCAACGAGATAGCCAATATCGTGGTCGAGGCGAGCTACTGGGCCGGGACCGAAGGCGCGAAGAACGTGTCGGAGGCGCACGTAGAGCGCGCCGACGCCGAGAGGATATACAGGAACTCGAAGATATCGGATAAGCTCCGGGACTATATAAAGGAAGATACCATCATGGTCGCCACCGGCGGGAAGGTCGTGGGCCAGGTAAACGGGCTCGCGGTCCTCGACCCCGGGGACTTCCCCTTCGGGAAGCCTTCGAGGATAACCGCCAGGGTCTTCATGGGGGACGCCGGCGTAGTGAACATAGAAAGGGAGGTGAAGATGAGCGGCCGCATACACAACAAGGCCCTCATGATATTCACGAGCTTCCTGGGCGAGCGCTTCGCGCAGAAGTTCCCGCTCACCCTTTCCGCCACCATAACCTTTGAACAGCTATATGAAGAGATAGAGGGCGACAGCGCCACCTGCACCGAGATATACGCCCTTTTCTCCAGCCTCTCCGGCGTTCCGCTCGACCAGGGCATAGCGGTCACCGGTTCCATGAACCAGAGGGGAGAGGTCCAGCCCATAGGGGGCGTGAACGAGAAGATAGAGGGGTTCTTCGAGATCTGCAAGGCAAAGGGGCTCACAGGCTCCCAGGGGGTCATAATCCCGAGCAGGAACGTCAGAAATCTGATGCTCAAGCGAGAGGTGGTGGACACGGTGAAAGAAGGCAGGTTCGCCATATACCCGATCGAGCACGTAGATGAAGGCCTTGAGATCCTCACGGGCGAGGTGGCGGGCGCACGGGACGCGGAAGGCAACTTCCCCGAAGGGACGCTCAACTTCCTCGTAGAGGCGAGGCTTAAAGGGCTGGCGAGGAGCTTTAAAGAGTTTGGCAGGCCGCCAGCCAGAAAAGAGCTGCCAGGCGGAGAGAAGGGCGAGGCGGCAAAGGGGATTGAAAAGAAAGGATAGACAGGGCTCGATATGCTTGTAAGCGAGATATTCAAGAGTATCCAGGGAGAGTCCAGCTACGCTGGCCTTCCTTGCGTCTTTGTAAGGCTTGCCGGGTGCAACCTTAAGTGCAGCTGGTGCGATACCCCGTACGCGCAGGGGACCGAAGGCGCCAAAGAGCTTTCAATCGAAGAGGTCTTGAAGGATGTTGCGTTCTATGACTGCGCCCTTGTCGAGATAACTGGCGGGGAGCCTCTTGTGCAGGAAGAGGCGAAGGAGCTTGCCGGTAAGCTCATCGAAAGGGGCTATACGGTCTTGATAGAGACTAACGGCTCGGTCCCGTTGGCCGGGCTCGACAAGCGGGTCATAAAGATAGTCGACGTCAAGTGCCCGTCGAGCGGACACGGTAGTTCTTTCCTTGTCGAGAACCTGCAATACATGACCCCTGAGGACGAGGTCAAGTTCGTTATCGCCAACAGGGGCGACTACGACTGCGCCAGGGAGTTCATGGAGAATATGCTCCGGGGGCGCACGGAAAAGGTGCTATTCGCGCCTGTGAGGCCTGAGATGGACCCCAGGGTCTTCGCCGACTGGATATTGAAGGATTCGCTCAGGGTGAGGCTCCAGCTCCAGCTCCACGCCTACATATGGCCTGACGAGAAGGGCAGGTAGTTCTTTACTTTCACCGCTTAAGACTGTAGAATCCTGCAGACTGCTGAAAAAGGCCAATCTGCGGCGTCGTCTTCAAAATTCGTCACTGCGGCGTACCATCCAAGTACGCCTCATTCCTCATTTTTAGACTCCTTGCATCTTGACCTTTTTGAGCAGTCTGAGCCTGATTTTGAGTTTTTCAGCAACCTGTTGATCCAATCTCTGATGGAGCTTAAGCGAACGAAGTACCTCATACGAGGTACTTCGTTTTTGGGACGCAATCCGTTGTCATGAAACCATTCATCATACTTTCCATCGCGCTCTATTCCCTGGGTCTTATTTCGGTAATAATCCACCACGCGTCCGGCGCAAAGGCGGCAGGCAGGGCATCCAGATGGCTCCTTGTCGCAGGCCTCATCGTCCATA
It includes:
- a CDS encoding molybdate ABC transporter substrate-binding protein — protein: MLKKVLFIILILLVLPFKARAELRVAAAADLSFALKEIALQFEKETGNKVVLSLGSTGMLARQIEHGAPFDVFFSANSKYIDELGRGGHVLKETAGIYARGRIVLAVKKGSGIKAAHLEDLKGRTGRIAIANPDHAPYGIAAMEAMKSAGIWDDVKPRLVYGENIRQALQFVQSGNAPVGIIALSVVNVPEIEYSVIPQELHRPIDQAAAVVARSKEGRAARDFIKFVNGPKGRPIMEKYGFMLPK
- a CDS encoding molybdenum ABC transporter permease subunit encodes the protein MDIFPLYITVKVSLIATAFTITVGLALAWVMAKRSFLGKGLLDAVIMQPLVIPPTVLGYYLLTVFGRSGWLGGFLENTLGIEVVFTWKGAVVAAFISSLPLFVKPARAALEGVGEELENAARLLGKTELQVIRTVTLPLAWRGILAGAVMAFARATGEFGATLMIAGNIPGLTQTLPIAIYDAVQSGDDYTANVLVGIITLFSFSVLYFAGRFSRLRL
- a CDS encoding ATP-dependent protease; this encodes MPKVNPLPADQLRWRCSPERFSFGTTSEIPSLQEIIGQDRALRSIDFGLGITNHNYNIFVLGEPGVGKSTTVKDIIEAKAKDEPVPDDWCYVFNFTDADTPMSINLPPGRGTEFSVEMDELVETLRRDIPKVFESKDYEKHRDEILEGQQERTRALFFRLEQKALERGLILKKTVSGLAVVPAKNGKPMGQDEFEGLPAAKRSEIEQDLAVMQDKLSDAIREARNIEKETKDRINALDREVVQYVVNPAINELLEKFKEFTGVVEYLYKVKEDILGNIDDFRPKEEVPLAIGGIRLQKPEPSFERYKVNIFVNNKDAEGAPVVFETNPTYTNLFGRIEYRVQLGVATTDFTMIKAGSVQKANGGYLIVNAMDVLRNIFVYESLKRMIKNREARIEDPWEQYRLVSSTTLKPAPIPVNIKLVIIGEPFIYYLLYNLDSEYRKLFKVKADFDTVMPRTDANIEKYAHFIATRCREEGLLQFDRTGVSSVIELGARLSGDKEKLSAKFNEIANIVVEASYWAGTEGAKNVSEAHVERADAERIYRNSKISDKLRDYIKEDTIMVATGGKVVGQVNGLAVLDPGDFPFGKPSRITARVFMGDAGVVNIEREVKMSGRIHNKALMIFTSFLGERFAQKFPLTLSATITFEQLYEEIEGDSATCTEIYALFSSLSGVPLDQGIAVTGSMNQRGEVQPIGGVNEKIEGFFEICKAKGLTGSQGVIIPSRNVRNLMLKREVVDTVKEGRFAIYPIEHVDEGLEILTGEVAGARDAEGNFPEGTLNFLVEARLKGLARSFKEFGRPPARKELPGGEKGEAAKGIEKKG